The Deltaproteobacteria bacterium DNA segment CTGTTTTTCCGGTTGAAGGATGAAGGTCCACCTAAAATTTCGCCGCCTCCTCGCAATTCATCCATCAGGTTGCGCATGGACAGGCGATCATGAATCGTCTCTTCCGTATAGAGTTCCCCACGGGGATTAAGGGCAAAGGCCCCTTTTTTTATGACCGATGCCGCCAGGGGAATATCCGCCGTAATAACGAGATCACCTTCCTTGACATGTCCGGCGATTTCATCATCTGCCGCGTCAAAAGCGGCAGTCACCTGGATGGTCTTGATATAGGGTGAAGGTGGCGCCGGCATCGGTTGATTTGCAACGAGCGTAATAGTGATCTTCAGGCGCCTGGCGGCACGAAATAAAATCTCTTTGATAACCCTGGGACAGGCGTCGGCGTCAACCCATATTTGCATATTATAAATTGTCAATTGCTAAGGGTTAATAATAAAAAGGACCCTTTAAAAAGGCTTTAGACGATTTGTAACTTGTAAGTTGCAACTGATTCATCAAAGTGGAAGCGGCTCCATAGCAGAGTATTCATTGATAGGACCGACATGTTTAAAGCACTGCCCCGCCTCTTTATATTCCTTCTTCAGATAAACAAGCCACTGCTTTACACGCATGGCGATAAAGCGGTCATCCTTTGTTTCTTTTCTCGCTTCCGCCATTCCCGTCAGTAAGGTATGCACCTCCGTCCAGGCCAGCTTTCGGGGCCTCTCTCCCGCCAGACAAGTCTTTATCTCCCGGGCCAGTCCCGGAGAAGAGACGGCGCCCCGCCCTATCATGACGTCTTTGCAGCCGCTTATATCAATGCACCTCATGTAATCGTCCACACTGTTTATGTCGCCATTGGCAACAATAGGTATGTGACTCATTTCCTTTATCCTTGCAAGCCATTCCCACCTTGCAGGCGCATTAAAGCCATCGGCCTTTGTGCGGGCATGGACAGTGATGAAATCAGCGCCTGCCTCCTCTATGGCAGTGACGTTTTCAAACAGCAGGCTTGTATCGTCATAACCGAGCCTTATCTTGGCGGAGAGGCCTGTACCTTGAGGCACAACGGTCCTGACGGCTTTCATAATGTCATAAATTCTGCCGGGTTCCTTCAGCAGAACGGCCCCGGCGCCTCGGCGGTTAGCCAGTTTTGAGGGACAGCCGAAATTTATATCGAGCCCTGGAGCGCCCAGCTTAACGGCGCGCGCCGCATTGGCCGCCATGGCCCCGGGCACGCCGCCCAGCAACTGCAGCACGACAGGCGTTCCAGAAGAAGTGCGCCAGCCTTTATCCAGTTCAGGGCAGATGCGTCTGAAGTTTTTCAGCGGCTCTGTTCTGGTCGTAACACGCAAAAACTCGGTCATACAGAGATCAAAGCCCCCTGCCTCAGTGAGAATGTTACGCATGCAAGCGTCAAGAAGCCCCTCCATTGGGGCCAGTATAATTTTCATGGCCGCTATTTTATCAGATTAAAGGGGGAATGTCTTATTTTTTGCAGATCTAATCTTTGTTCGTCAATAACAAGCATGATGCCTTTTCACTAGCGATAAACGGCGTCATGGCTCCCTATGTGGAGGAGAATAATCTCCTCTTCAACGATTTTGATGGTAAGCGTAATGCGAAAGCTATAGGTAAGTCTGACGGCCTGGATCCCTTTTAATCTGCCGGAAAGGGCATGGAGTTTGAGGTGTGGGCTAGCCGGATCGGTTTCAAGGTCAC contains these protein-coding regions:
- a CDS encoding YaiI/YqxD family protein is translated as MQIWVDADACPRVIKEILFRAARRLKITITLVANQPMPAPPSPYIKTIQVTAAFDAADDEIAGHVKEGDLVITADIPLAASVIKKGAFALNPRGELYTEETIHDRLSMRNLMDELRGGGEILGGPSSFNRKN
- a CDS encoding plasmid stabilization protein, which encodes MYSLVWTEHFTRSAKKFMRKHPEVKVKFADTLRDLETDPASPHLKLHALSGRLKGIQAVRLTYSFRITLTIKIVEEEIILLHIGSHDAVYR
- a CDS encoding tRNA-dihydrouridine synthase, yielding MKIILAPMEGLLDACMRNILTEAGGFDLCMTEFLRVTTRTEPLKNFRRICPELDKGWRTSSGTPVVLQLLGGVPGAMAANAARAVKLGAPGLDINFGCPSKLANRRGAGAVLLKEPGRIYDIMKAVRTVVPQGTGLSAKIRLGYDDTSLLFENVTAIEEAGADFITVHARTKADGFNAPARWEWLARIKEMSHIPIVANGDINSVDDYMRCIDISGCKDVMIGRGAVSSPGLAREIKTCLAGERPRKLAWTEVHTLLTGMAEARKETKDDRFIAMRVKQWLVYLKKEYKEAGQCFKHVGPINEYSAMEPLPL